The DNA sequence AAGAAAGTGAGTAAGAAGGGCCACATTCTATTCTCTCCCATGTTTGATGTCGGAGGAGCTTCCAATAATTCCAAAGCTTCACCGTCCTTACATGAACATTACTATCTGCCTTGGAATACCAATCCAGTAACCTCAAAAGCCCTTAAAAGAGATCACATCTAATCAATGTTTTATCATTAGCCTACACTGTGTTATATATCGAATCAACTCCTTAACCATCCTCTTTTGTCCTTTCCACACAAACTTGAGATGTCACTCTCTGTCAGTCTTTTGTCCAAACCCCACATGATCACCCTTCTCCTCCAGTAGAGTGCAAATTGTGCACAACTGAGACACTGatcaaacaaaagaagaaaaccaAAGATGCAGCTGAAAACTCAGTTTTTCTTCTACTTCTGTTGCATGTGCTGTTTCTCATATGGCTTTGCAGCTGCAGAAAATGATGAAGCTTCTGCTTTACTTTCTATAAAAGCAGGTCTGATTGATCCATTCAATAGCCTTCTTGATTGGAAATTGTTGGACAAAGCAAAAGGGAAGGGTGCAGCTCATTGTAACTGGACTGGTGTCCAGTGCAACTCAGGTGGAGAAGTAGAGAGCCTTGATCTCTCCCGCATGAATCTGAGTGGAATTGTGTCCAATCAGATACAAAGGCTAGAGAGTCTTACTTCTCTCAACTTGTGTTGCAACCAATTTTCCTCTTCATTATCATCCATACCCAATCTCACCACACTGAAGACTCTTGATGTGAGCCAGAATTTCTTCACTGGTCACTTTCCATTAGGCCTTGGAAAGGCATTGGGACTTATGACCTTAAATGCATCCAGCAACAATTTCTCTGGCTTTCTTCCTGAGGATCTGGGAAATGTCTCTTCCTTGGAGACTTTGGATTTCAGAGGCAGCTTCTTTGAAGGGTCAGTTCCAAAATCCTTCGGTAATTTGCACAGGCTGAAGTTCCTCGGTTTATCTGGGAATAATCTCACTGGAGAAATCCCCGGAGAGTTGGGCCAACTTTCATCACTGGAGTGCATGATCATTGGATACAATGAATTTGAAGGTGGTATTCCAGCCGAGTTTGGAAATCTGACCAAGTTAAAGTATCTTGATTTAGCAGAAGGCAATCTTGGTGGTGAAATTCCAGCCGAGTTGGGAAAGCTCAAGCTGTTGAATACAGTTTTCTTgtacaaaaacaaattagaagGCAATATTCCACCGACAATTGGCACCATGACTTCATTGGTGCAGCTGGATCTCTCAGACAACATGTTATCAGGAAATATACCGGCCGAAATAAGTGAGCTGAAGAATTTACAGCTTCTGAACTTCATGCGTAACCGGCTATCTGGTCCTGTGCCTTCTGGCCTTGGAGACTTGCCTCAACTTGAGGTTCTTGAGCTATGGAACAATTCCTTGTCAGGGTCATTGCCTAGAAACCTTGGCAAGAATTCACCGTTGCAGTGGTTGGATGTATCATCTAATTTGCTCTCTGGTGAGATTCCGGAAACTCTTTGCACCAAAGGCTATCTCACCAAGCTCATACTTTTCAATAATGCCTTCGTGGGTCCAATTCCAGCAAGCCTATCAACATGTCCTTCGATTGTCCGTGTTCGAATTCAGAACAATTTTCTTTCTGGGACAATTCCTGTGGGCCTTGGTAAGCTTAGGAAGCTTCAGAGGTTAGAATTAGCAAACAATAGTCTCACCGGTGGAATTCCTAATGACATTGGTTCTTCTACATCCCTTTCTTTCATTGATTTTTCCACAAACAATCTCCACTCTTCTCTTCCTTCAACCATTATTTCCCTTCCAaatcttcaaactttaattGTCTCGAACAACAACTTGAGAGGTGAAATCCCAGACGAATTCCAGGATTGTCCCTCACTAGGTGTCCTTGATCTCTCATCGAATGGACTCTCTGGAGGCATTCCAGCAAGCCTTGCATCATGCCAGAAATTGGTAAACTTGAACCTACAGAACAACCAATTGACGGGTGAAATCCCAAAAGCATTAGCCAGCATGCCTACATTGGCCATTCTTGATCTTGCCAACAACTCTCTGAGTGGTCAAATACCTGGAAACTTTGGTAGTTCTCCAGCTCTGGAAACATTCAACGTCTCGCACAACAAGCTACAAGGTCCTGTCCCAGAAAACGGAGTGCTAAGAACAATAAACCCAAATGATCTTGCGGGGAATGCCGGGTTATGTGGTGCTGTCCTCCCCCCATGTGGCCAAATCTCTGCATATCCGTCAAGGCGTGGGAGCACATATGCAAAGCACATTATTGTAGGATGGATCATTGGAATATCATCAATACTAGCCATTGGGGTTACAACTGTGGTAGCAAGATGTTTATACATAAGGTGGTACACTGAGGGATTGTGCTTCCAGGAAAGATTTTATAAGGGTAGGAAGGGGTGGCCATGGAGATTGATGGCCTTTCAGAGGCTTGATTTTACAAGTAGTGACATTTTATCTTGCATCAAGGATACAAATATGATTGGTATGGGAGCGACTGGGATTGTCTACAAGGCTGAGATACCACAATCTAGTACAATCGTGGCTGTGAAGAAGTTGTGGAGATCAGGATCTGATATCGAAGTAGGAAGCAGTGATGAGCTTGTTGGTGAGGTGAATCTTTTAGGGAGGTTAAGGCATAGGAACATTGTAAGACTATTGGGATTTCTTTACAATGACGCTGATGTGATGATAGTTTATGAATTTATGCACAATGGAAACCTTGGAGATGCCCTGCATGGTAAACAAGCTGGGAGATTACTTGTAGACTGGGTTTCCCGATATAACATAGCTCTAGGAATTGCAGAAGGACTTGTTTATCTTCATCATGATTGTCATCCACCTGTTATCCATCGAGACATTAAGTCAAATAATATACTGCTTGATGCAAATCTTGAGGCAAGGATAGCAGATTTTGGGTTGGCCAAGATGATGCTCCGGAAGAATGAAACAGTCTCCATGATTGCTGGATCTTATGGATACATTGCCCCTGGTGAGTTACTagttcatttatattttttcaggtcaaattaaatttacaaggTTTATATTGCTAACATTTCCCTGATTTATTGGCAGAATATGGATACTCCTTGAAAGTGGATGAAAAGATTGACATTTACAGTTATGGAGTGGTTCTGTTGGAGCTTCTGACTGGAAAGCGGCCCTTAGATCCCGAGTTTGGTGAATCTATAGACATAGTAGGGTGGATTAGAAGGAAGATAGACAAAAAATCTCCCCATGAAGCATTAGACCCAAGTGTAGGAAACTGTAAGTATGTTCAAGAAGAGATGCTTTTAGTTCTCAAGATAGCACTTCTATGCACTGCCAAGTTCCCCAAGGACAGACCCTCCATGAGGGATGTTATAATGATGCTTGGAGAGGCAAAGCCTAGGAGAAAAAGTGGCAGAAGCAGTGAAACATTTTCGGCTAACAAGGAAATCCCAGCTACTATTAGGACACCACCAGTTAATGGCCTTCTTTAGGCTACCAGATTTTAATTGTACTTATAGCTGTAGTTTTGTTAATTTCTTGTAATTCTGTAGTCAATTCAGTGGTGTTAAAATATCTACATCAAGATGGATTAACTTTTGCAAGGAATTTTCCATGTTAAAAAGCAATTGTATCTACTGTCATTTGAATAGAACGCAtatattttccctttttgtttcattttcgtCATGCACATAAAGTACTTTTTCATTGGTTATAGTCAATGGAATTCTTATTACGAATCATTTGTGCCATGTCTAAATCAATCTCCATCTGCATCAAAATGAGTGCCAAAAATATCTAGAAATGATGACTTTAGATCAGAACTCCCGCAGTTATTCTTTGTAAACCCGAGAGATGGCTTGTGCTTCAAGTTATTGACAGTTGGGCGAGGCTTGCACTAAAAGCATTATTCTTCTCACAATTTTCAATGAGTGCCATATTAAAATTACAGTTTCTAGAACAGGTATTCATTCAACGGAAATTTGAATTACAGTAGCAAGGAAATTAAGTACAATCAAAACTTTATAGCTGAGAAAGTTAGAAAACATTCCACATTTACAACACTATGAAAAGCAGTCTGCTTTGTATGATTAGTAATGTTGCATGAAAATCTATGAAGCCAGCACCCTCCAAGTGATGATGAGGCAGAGAAAAAGAcaccaaattaaacaaacaaacaaacagacAAACAAACtgaattaattaaacaaaagtGCAAGATTTGATCATTCAAATCTCAAGAACTCCATATACTTGCAGTATCTCTTTACTTTTCACGTTCTGTTTTTCCTCTTCTATTTGTGTTACATTTAAAGTGACAGGATCCCCGTGTCCTTAACCATGGAAACAGTATCTATATGGGCTTGCATTTCTGTCTGATGTTTTCTTCCAATCTTGGGGCTGCAGACAAGTATacattagcaaaaagaaaagtatGGCGTAAGTTGAGTTTGGAATAATAATGCATTTGCTTACCAAGTCCATTAGCCTCAGATGTCCTCATTATTCTTAGCCTCCTCACCGAGCTAAGGAACATCCTGATTGCAAATTGACAAAACAAGATACATAAATATCAAACAACAGAAACACAGGATCCTTGTTTTCAGTGAGATAGAAAAAATACAAGCtaacataaaactaaaattatgaaatatttttgcGTGTTAAAGAAAGAAAGACGGCATGAACCTATCTAATATATTAAGTTTATGACTTTATTCAAGACCTAATATGATACAGCATTGCACCAA is a window from the Vigna unguiculata cultivar IT97K-499-35 chromosome 7, ASM411807v1, whole genome shotgun sequence genome containing:
- the LOC114191089 gene encoding MDIS1-interacting receptor like kinase 1-like produces the protein MQLKTQFFFYFCCMCCFSYGFAAAENDEASALLSIKAGLIDPFNSLLDWKLLDKAKGKGAAHCNWTGVQCNSGGEVESLDLSRMNLSGIVSNQIQRLESLTSLNLCCNQFSSSLSSIPNLTTLKTLDVSQNFFTGHFPLGLGKALGLMTLNASSNNFSGFLPEDLGNVSSLETLDFRGSFFEGSVPKSFGNLHRLKFLGLSGNNLTGEIPGELGQLSSLECMIIGYNEFEGGIPAEFGNLTKLKYLDLAEGNLGGEIPAELGKLKLLNTVFLYKNKLEGNIPPTIGTMTSLVQLDLSDNMLSGNIPAEISELKNLQLLNFMRNRLSGPVPSGLGDLPQLEVLELWNNSLSGSLPRNLGKNSPLQWLDVSSNLLSGEIPETLCTKGYLTKLILFNNAFVGPIPASLSTCPSIVRVRIQNNFLSGTIPVGLGKLRKLQRLELANNSLTGGIPNDIGSSTSLSFIDFSTNNLHSSLPSTIISLPNLQTLIVSNNNLRGEIPDEFQDCPSLGVLDLSSNGLSGGIPASLASCQKLVNLNLQNNQLTGEIPKALASMPTLAILDLANNSLSGQIPGNFGSSPALETFNVSHNKLQGPVPENGVLRTINPNDLAGNAGLCGAVLPPCGQISAYPSRRGSTYAKHIIVGWIIGISSILAIGVTTVVARCLYIRWYTEGLCFQERFYKGRKGWPWRLMAFQRLDFTSSDILSCIKDTNMIGMGATGIVYKAEIPQSSTIVAVKKLWRSGSDIEVGSSDELVGEVNLLGRLRHRNIVRLLGFLYNDADVMIVYEFMHNGNLGDALHGKQAGRLLVDWVSRYNIALGIAEGLVYLHHDCHPPVIHRDIKSNNILLDANLEARIADFGLAKMMLRKNETVSMIAGSYGYIAPEYGYSLKVDEKIDIYSYGVVLLELLTGKRPLDPEFGESIDIVGWIRRKIDKKSPHEALDPSVGNCKYVQEEMLLVLKIALLCTAKFPKDRPSMRDVIMMLGEAKPRRKSGRSSETFSANKEIPATIRTPPVNGLL